In the Candidatus Baltobacteraceae bacterium genome, one interval contains:
- a CDS encoding (2Fe-2S)-binding protein has translation MIRTSKSEHASINLRVDGKPVKADVPPRLLLCDFLRSQCGAKGVHVGCEHGVCGACTILVDGRAVRSCLMFAVQAEGAEVKTVASLGSHDNLSPLQEAFRAHHALQCGFCTPGILISAQAFLTERPSATRREVEELLAGHLCRCTGYTSIVDAIMATEETTA, from the coding sequence ATGATTCGAACCTCCAAGAGCGAGCACGCATCGATCAACCTGCGCGTCGATGGAAAGCCGGTCAAGGCTGACGTACCACCGCGTCTGCTCCTGTGTGATTTCTTGCGCAGTCAATGCGGAGCCAAAGGCGTGCACGTCGGGTGCGAGCACGGCGTCTGCGGCGCGTGCACGATTCTCGTCGATGGTCGCGCGGTGCGATCGTGTCTGATGTTTGCGGTGCAGGCGGAAGGGGCCGAGGTCAAGACCGTCGCCTCGCTAGGTTCCCACGATAATCTCTCACCGTTGCAAGAAGCCTTCCGCGCACATCACGCACTGCAGTGCGGGTTTTGCACGCCCGGTATCCTGATCTCCGCGCAGGCGTTTCTGACCGAGCGTCCTTCGGCGACGCGACGCGAAGTCGAAGAGCTCCTCGCGGGTCACCTTTGCCGCTGCACCGGTTACACCTCGATCGTCGATGCAATCATGGCGACCGAGGAGACGACGGCCTGA